A genomic stretch from Solanum stenotomum isolate F172 chromosome 8, ASM1918654v1, whole genome shotgun sequence includes:
- the LOC125873383 gene encoding transcription factor FER-LIKE IRON DEFICIENCY-INDUCED TRANSCRIPTION FACTOR, whose amino-acid sequence MESGNASMENNVNDIGLINFLDEDNFEQFIELIRGETADPIVKFCPNYDCEHITGCFSAANAQFEPTSMDFYDTTLPDPISLYTSFPGEIKLDDDDDEEEEEDCDESSGTTATTKMTPTTKGTRTDRSRTLISERKRRGRMKEKLYALRSLVPNITKMDKASIIGDAILYVQGLQTKAKKLKVEIAEFESSINQSGLFQNAKKTNFTSYYPAIKRITKMDINQVEEKGFYVRLICNKGRQIAASLFKALESLTGFNVQTSNLATSTNDYIFTFTLNVRECHEVDINFGNLKLWIASAFLNQGFDFETSPLV is encoded by the exons ATGGAGAGTGGTAATGCATCAATGGAAAATAATGTTAATGATATTGGGCTTATTAATTTCTTGGACGAGGATAATTTTGAACAATTCATTGAGCTTATTAGGGGTGAAACTGCTGACCCTATTGTAAAGTTTTGCCCAAACTATGATTGTGAACATATCACAGGTTGTTTTTCCGCTGCCAATGCCCAATTTGAGCCAACATCCATGGATTTCTATGATACAACCTTGCCTGATCCTATTTCCCTATATACTTCGTTTCCTGGTGAAATCAAGctcgatgatgatgatgatgaagaagaagaggaagattGTGATGAATCTTCTGGCACAACGGCTACCACCAAAATGACTCCAACAACCAAAGGCACGAGGACTGACCGGTCGAGAACTTTGATTTCCGAGCGCAAAAGGAGAGGAAGAATGAAGGAAAAGCTTTACGCTTTGCGATCCTTAGTTCCTAATATCACAAAG ATGGATAAAGCCTCCATCATAGGAGATGCAATATTATACGTACAAGGACTGCAAACGAAAGCCAAGAAACTAAAAGTAGAAATAGCAGAGTTTGAGTCATCAATTAATCAAAGTGGACTATTTCAAAACGCCAAGAAAACGAATTTCACAAGCTATTATCCAGCAATCAAGAGGATAACAAAG ATGGACATTAATCAAGTAGAAGAAAAAGGATTTTACgtgagattaatttgcaacaaAGGGCGACAAATTGCAGCTTCTCTTTTCAAAGCTCTTGAGTCTCTCACTGGATTCAATGTTCAAACTTCCAACCTGGCTACTTCTACCAATGATTACATTTTCACCTTCACTCTTAAT GTGAGAGAATGTCATGAGGTGGACATAAACTTTGGTAATTTGAAGCTATGGATAGCTAGTGCTTTTCTTAATCAAGGGTTTGACTTCGAGACATCTCCATTGGTCTAA